In one Cynocephalus volans isolate mCynVol1 chromosome Y, mCynVol1.pri, whole genome shotgun sequence genomic region, the following are encoded:
- the LOC134368974 gene encoding sex-determining region Y protein-like, which translates to MFRVLNSGSHSPDVKQQNIPASRKTSSLLWTGNPSSNDRCETEENGKERGHDRVKRPMNAFMVWSRDQRRKMALENPKLQNSEISKRLGYQWKTLTEAEKWPFFQEAQRLQAIHRDKYPDYKYRPRRKAKLLQKSGRLLPVDPSSVLCSRVNVDESVYTFTYREGYTKAAYSRMEDQRSHPQPMNTACSMLQQERLSSSSDLSGNRGNTGNTDLRGRSFLP; encoded by the coding sequence ATGTTCAGAGTATTGAACAGCGGTAGTCACAGCCCTGACGTGAAGCAACAGAATATCCCCGCCTCCAGGAAAACCTCTTCCCTCCTTTGGACGGGCAATCCTAGCTCAAATGATCGGTGTGAAACGGAAGAAAACGGTAAAGAGAGAGGCCACGACCGGGTCAAGCGACCCATGAACGCATTCATGGTGTGGTCTCGAGACCAGAGGCGCAAGATGGCTTTAGAGAATCCCAAACTGCAAAACTCAGAAATCAGCAAGCGGCTGGGATACCAGTGGAAAACGCTCACAGAAGCCGAAAAATGGCCATTCTTCCAGGAAGCACAGAGATTACAGGCCATACACAGAGACAAATACCCGGACTACAAGTATCGACCTCGCCGCAAGGCTAAACTGCTACAGAAGAGTGGACGTTTGCTGCCCGTAGACCCCTCTTCAGTACTGTGCAGCCGAGTGAACGTGGACGAGAGCGTGTACACCTTCACATACAGGGAGGGCTATACCAAGGCTGCATACTCACGAATGGAGGACCAGCGAAGCCATCCACAGCCGATGAATACAGCCTGCTCGATGCTGCAACAGGAGCGCCTCAGCAGCTCCTCAGACCTGAGTGGCAATCGGGGTAACACTGGCAACACAGACCTACGGGGACGTTCCTTTTTACCCTGA